The following DNA comes from Huiozyma naganishii CBS 8797 chromosome 8, complete genome.
CGTCCCCACTGATAGTAACGGACAACTGGTCAAtaaaaacaacaagaagggAGTCAAGAAGATCCCCAGGCCCAGAAACGCATTCATCCTGTTCAGACAGCACTACCATCGGATTCTGATCGACGATTGGACGAAACACGGCGTTGATATACCGCACAACACGCAGATTTCAAAGATCCTGGGCACCAAATGGAAGGAATTGGGGCCCGAGGAGAAACACCAGTGGGATGAACTGGCAAGACAGGAGAAATTGGAACACGAGAGGAAGTACCCACAGTACAAGTATAAGCCGGTTCGTAAGAccaccaagaagaaactgcagTTGCAAGcagaacagcagcagcaacaacaagaacaacagcagcagcagcagcaagcccagcaacaacaacaattaCAACAAGCCCAACAGCAAGAACACCTACGCCAACAGCACCAACACTTGCAACAACCACACATACCAGTGCTGTCGCAGAACGCCGGCAGCACAGTGCCGTCCATGTACCACCAGCCGCCCCCCGGAGCTGCCAACGTCAACACGGGCGCCCAGGCCACGGCTACTGCAGAGATGCCCAACACGTATATGCCGATGTCCATCTCCGGGTTCTACGGCGGGTCAGCGGGGGCAAACCCTGCAGCGTACTACCCGTACACTGTGCCCTTCACGCCAAGCTCATCGAGGTCAAACACAAACTCTAACGTGGCAGCAGGTGCTAATGCGCCAAACAACGCTGCTGGTGATTTCttccaacagcaacagcaacagcaacaacaacaacaacagtacgCGGCGATGTCCGCggcacaacaacagtacGGTATAGGACAGGACTACTCGTCGATCTCGAAGAACACTTCACAAGTGGTACTGCCGTACTTCGCAGACGCAAAGAGCacacaacagcaacagcaacagatgtACCAGGATGTCGCTCCTTATACCACCACTGCTGATTATGTGTCGAACCCAGCGACGATGGGTGCCGGAGGGGGTGGCAGTGGGGCCACGACCGCCACGACCGCGGCCGCCTCGGTCTCCAACAACACGACCGCCAGCACGAACGGCACCCACACGGCACGCGGGGGCGCCGCCGCCGCGGCAAACACAAGACTACCGCCGGCACAgaactactactactacaacaTGCCGCCGCAGCAACTGGCCCCACAGCCCGCGACACAGGTCACCCCACAGCAGATCTCACAGCAGCTGCACCCTACCCAATACCAGGACTACAACAGCATCAAGAACACTACTAACGCGCTGCAGCAGTACCACGACTacggcaacaacaagaCCGCCTTCCACCACCAGCCTCCGCAACAACCGCACCAACTGCAActacaacagcagcaacaccAGCAGCCACCAAGCACCACGGGCAGTAGCATCGAACACCTCGATATGGGCAACGTGTACCACAACACCAAACCGACGAACCAGAACTGAGCAACACGTCTCCACGGCATATATACACATGTAACTATATAACAAATCACATCGTAGCaaatacacacacatatacCTCGTGCTGCACTGCTGGCAACTCCGGCAAGCGTGATGAGGTTGAAGTTGGACACGCACTGG
Coding sequences within:
- the ROX1 gene encoding Rox1p (similar to Saccharomyces cerevisiae ROX1 (YPR065W); ancestral locus Anc_3.354): MAALHNPLANGSAGAGGGGAATSTAATTTAAAVPVPTDSNGQLVNKNNKKGVKKIPRPRNAFILFRQHYHRILIDDWTKHGVDIPHNTQISKILGTKWKELGPEEKHQWDELARQEKLEHERKYPQYKYKPVRKTTKKKLQLQAEQQQQQQEQQQQQQQAQQQQQLQQAQQQEHLRQQHQHLQQPHIPVLSQNAGSTVPSMYHQPPPGAANVNTGAQATATAEMPNTYMPMSISGFYGGSAGANPAAYYPYTVPFTPSSSRSNTNSNVAAGANAPNNAAGDFFQQQQQQQQQQQQYAAMSAAQQQYGIGQDYSSISKNTSQVVLPYFADAKSTQQQQQQMYQDVAPYTTTADYVSNPATMGAGGGGSGATTATTAAASVSNNTTASTNGTHTARGGAAAAANTRLPPAQNYYYYNMPPQQLAPQPATQVTPQQISQQLHPTQYQDYNSIKNTTNALQQYHDYGNNKTAFHHQPPQQPHQLQLQQQQHQQPPSTTGSSIEHLDMGNVYHNTKPTNQN